One region of Pirellulales bacterium genomic DNA includes:
- a CDS encoding multidrug efflux RND transporter permease subunit produces the protein MSLSTPFVKRPVGTTLLTLAITLAGVLGYLMLPVSPLPEIDFPTIQVNAALPGASPETMASAVATPLERQFGRIAGIAEMTSTSFLGLTNITLQFDLSRDIDAAARDVQAAINAACGQLPTNLPNNPRYRKINPADAPILIMTLTSDAYTKPQMYDVASTILQQKLSQVSGIGQVFTSGGAPPAVRVDVNPTVLNHFGLGLEDVRTTLSAANANRPKGQISDERHTWALTTTDQLLEAKEYEPLIVAYRNGAAVRLADIAKVTDDVEDLRATGFSDGQPAITLVIFRQPGANIIDTVDRVREVLPQLRAQIPAAMKLDVVMDRTATIRASIEDVQFALLVSVGLVILVVFAFLRDPRATLIPSVAVPVSLITTFGVMYLCGYSVNNLSLMALTIATGFVVDDAIVVIENIARHIEDGLPPLQATLLGAKEIGFTVLSISVSLVAVFIPILLMGGIVGRLFREFAVTLSVAIGISLLVSLTTTPMMCAALLKSASEARHGRLYWASERVFQRLLGLYEATLTRALRYHPITMLVMLSTIGLTVYLYVIIPKGFFPQQDTGRLVGNLLADQGTSFQAMRELLIRFAGAVSDDPAIDNVIALTGGNFGGAANTARMYCAVKPLAERTASADEIIARIRAKTSNMAGATLLLQSVQDLRVGGRASSAQFQFTLRGDNLEDLNQWAPQVLAQMRKLPGLVDVNTDQQTRGLQVSLVIDRDAAARLGVTPQRIDNALYDAFGQRPVSTMYKSMNQYRVVMGVEPAFWQDPDALRHLYVRSNNQQQVPLSAVCHYQRKNASLSVNHSGQFPSVTISFNLTPGVALGEAVQQVQQLTDRIGLPETIHGSFSGTAQAFRDSLSNEALLILAALVTVYIVLGILYESYIHPITILSTLPSAGVGALLALMVCNTELSVMALIGIVLLIGIVKKNAIMMIDFALDAERRFNFAPDVAIFKACLLRFRPIVMTTMAALLGGLPLALGAGNGSELRRPLGIAIVGGLIFSQLLTLYTTPVVYLYLDQARLWFRKRGRESTAEFASSEPRRLAAVN, from the coding sequence ATGAGCCTTTCGACCCCATTTGTCAAACGTCCCGTCGGCACGACCTTGCTCACGCTGGCCATCACGCTGGCCGGCGTGTTGGGCTATTTGATGCTGCCCGTCTCGCCGTTGCCGGAAATCGATTTTCCGACCATCCAAGTCAACGCGGCTTTACCAGGAGCCAGCCCCGAAACGATGGCCTCGGCCGTCGCCACACCGCTGGAGCGACAGTTCGGCCGCATCGCGGGGATCGCGGAAATGACGTCGACCAGCTTTCTCGGTCTGACCAACATCACGCTGCAGTTCGATTTGAGCCGCGACATCGATGCGGCGGCCCGCGATGTGCAGGCGGCGATCAACGCCGCGTGCGGGCAACTGCCTACGAATTTGCCGAACAATCCCAGGTATCGAAAAATCAACCCGGCGGATGCGCCCATTCTGATCATGACGCTCACCTCCGATGCCTATACGAAACCACAAATGTACGATGTCGCCTCGACGATCTTGCAGCAAAAACTTTCGCAAGTCTCCGGCATTGGCCAGGTCTTTACGAGCGGCGGCGCGCCGCCGGCAGTGCGCGTCGACGTCAATCCCACGGTGCTGAACCATTTTGGCCTCGGTCTGGAAGACGTTCGCACGACGCTCTCGGCCGCGAACGCCAATCGCCCCAAGGGGCAAATCTCCGACGAGCGGCATACCTGGGCGCTGACCACGACCGATCAACTGTTGGAGGCAAAAGAATATGAGCCGCTGATCGTCGCCTACCGGAACGGCGCGGCGGTGCGATTAGCCGACATCGCCAAGGTGACCGATGACGTCGAAGATTTACGCGCGACAGGTTTCTCGGATGGGCAGCCGGCGATTACGCTCGTCATCTTCCGGCAGCCCGGCGCGAATATCATCGACACAGTTGATCGGGTGCGCGAAGTCCTGCCTCAACTCCGGGCGCAAATCCCGGCGGCCATGAAACTGGACGTCGTCATGGACCGGACGGCGACGATCCGCGCGTCGATTGAGGACGTCCAATTCGCATTGCTGGTTTCCGTCGGCTTGGTGATTCTGGTCGTCTTCGCTTTCCTGCGAGATCCGCGAGCCACGTTGATTCCCAGCGTGGCCGTTCCCGTTTCGCTGATTACCACGTTCGGCGTGATGTATCTGTGTGGGTACAGCGTCAACAACCTTTCTCTGATGGCCCTGACCATTGCCACGGGATTTGTCGTCGACGATGCGATTGTAGTGATCGAAAACATCGCTCGCCATATCGAAGACGGGTTGCCGCCGTTGCAGGCCACGCTGCTCGGCGCCAAGGAAATCGGCTTCACGGTGCTGTCGATCAGCGTCTCGCTGGTGGCCGTGTTCATTCCCATTCTCCTGATGGGCGGGATTGTCGGCCGCCTGTTTCGCGAATTTGCCGTCACCTTGTCGGTCGCGATCGGAATCTCGCTGCTCGTTTCGCTGACCACGACGCCGATGATGTGCGCTGCGCTGCTCAAATCGGCGTCCGAGGCGCGGCACGGCCGGCTGTATTGGGCGAGCGAACGAGTGTTTCAGCGGCTGTTGGGTCTCTACGAGGCGACATTGACTCGGGCCCTGCGATACCACCCAATCACCATGCTGGTCATGTTGTCGACGATCGGTTTGACCGTCTATCTATACGTGATTATTCCCAAAGGATTTTTCCCGCAGCAAGACACCGGACGACTCGTCGGCAACCTGCTGGCCGATCAGGGAACGTCGTTCCAGGCGATGCGAGAATTGTTGATTCGCTTTGCCGGCGCTGTGAGTGACGACCCGGCGATCGACAATGTCATCGCACTGACGGGCGGGAACTTCGGCGGCGCGGCAAACACCGCGCGAATGTATTGCGCCGTCAAGCCGCTCGCAGAACGGACGGCGAGCGCCGACGAGATTATCGCCAGAATCCGCGCGAAAACGTCGAACATGGCCGGAGCGACGCTGCTGCTGCAATCCGTGCAAGACTTGCGCGTCGGCGGCCGGGCGAGCAGCGCTCAATTCCAATTCACGCTCCGTGGAGACAACTTGGAAGATCTCAACCAGTGGGCGCCGCAGGTGCTGGCGCAAATGCGCAAGCTGCCTGGGCTGGTCGATGTGAACACCGACCAGCAAACGCGCGGGCTGCAAGTTTCGCTGGTGATCGACCGCGATGCCGCCGCGCGATTGGGCGTCACGCCCCAGCGAATCGACAATGCCCTCTACGACGCCTTCGGCCAGCGCCCCGTCTCGACGATGTACAAATCGATGAACCAGTATCGCGTCGTGATGGGCGTCGAGCCGGCATTCTGGCAAGACCCCGATGCGCTGCGACATCTCTACGTTCGCAGCAACAACCAGCAGCAAGTTCCGCTCAGCGCCGTGTGCCACTACCAGCGCAAGAACGCCTCGCTCTCGGTGAATCATTCCGGCCAGTTTCCCTCGGTGACGATTTCGTTCAATCTAACTCCCGGCGTCGCCTTGGGCGAAGCGGTCCAGCAAGTGCAACAACTGACCGATCGAATCGGATTGCCCGAGACGATCCACGGCAGCTTTTCGGGAACGGCGCAGGCGTTCCGCGATTCGCTGTCCAACGAGGCCCTCTTGATCTTGGCGGCGCTGGTGACCGTCTACATCGTGCTGGGCATTTTGTACGAAAGCTACATTCATCCGATCACGATTCTTTCAACGCTCCCCTCGGCGGGCGTCGGCGCGCTGTTGGCCTTGATGGTTTGCAATACCGAGTTGAGCGTCATGGCGCTGATCGGCATCGTGTTGCTGATCGGCATCGTCAAGAAGAACGCCATCATGATGATCGACTTCGCCCTCGATGCCGAGCGGCGGTTCAACTTCGCGCCCGACGTGGCGATTTTCAAGGCCTGCCTCTTGCGTTTTCGTCCGATCGTCATGACGACCATGGCCGCGCTGCTCGGCGGGCTGCCGCTCGCTTTGGGCGCGGGCAATGGATCCGAATTGCGCCGTCCCTTAGGCATTGCGATCGTCGGCGGCCTGATTTTTAGCCAATTATTGACGCTGTATACGACGCCGGTCGTCTATTTGTATCTCGATCAAGCGCGGCTCTGGTTTCGCAAGCGCGGTCGCGAATCGACGGCGGAGTTCGCAAGTTCAGAGCCGAGGCGTTTGGCCGCGGTGAACTAA